A stretch of DNA from Microbacterium sp. LWS13-1.2:
ATCATCACGGCGCTCACCATCCTCATCGTGAGCGCGCTGTTCGTCTTCATCCTGCGCGAGGGCGGCAAGCCGGTGTTCTGGGTGGGCGGCATCCTGCTGTCGGCCGCGGTCGGCCCCGCCCAGGCATCCAGCCGATCGCTGCTCGCCCGCGTCACCCCCGCCGGCATGCAGGGTGAGGTGTTCGGTCTCTACGCCACCACCGGCCGCGTGATGAGCTTCCTGTCGCCGCTGCTCTGGGCCGCGTTCATCGGCTGGTTCGGCGCGACGCACTACGGCATCCTCGGCATCGTGATCGTGCTGCTCGTGGGACTCCTCCTGCTGCTGCCGGTGAAGGTGAGGCCGGCGGACATCGCCGCGGCGCCGGCGCGCAGTCCGCGCTGAGTCGCGGCGTCCGCGCGACCGGCCGGAAGCACCGCCGCATCGGATACCCTCGCAATCGGTGAGATTTCACCGGTGCGACTGGGGGGCCGTCGCGCTTCCCGCGCTGCAGCCGATTCCCGAGAGGCACCGTGTCGATCCCTCGCACCCCCCGACGACTCGCCGAGCGCCGACGCGCCGCGCGTCATCGCCGCGCGGTCGGGTACTGGGGCGTTCTGCTGGCGATGCTCATCTCGCTGTGGATCGGGACGACCGTCGTCCCCCCCGCGTGGCTGCACACTCCTGCGCTCTTCGGCCACCTCGCGTCGGTGATCGTGGGGCTCGGTGCCGCGGTCCTCCTCGAGATGAGCGGACTGCTCTGGATGCTGCGCCGCGCCGGTCTCGACGACCTCCGCCGCGTCGAGCGCACGGTGAGCGGGCTCGCGTGGCTCGGCATCGTGGGGCTGCTCGGGACCGGCGCGTTCCTGCAGCCGGACCTCGGCCAGCCGCTCACGGCGATCAAGATGATCGCCGTGCTCGTCGCGGCGATGAACGGGGTCGGGATGACGCGACTGACCGACGAACTCGCCCGGCTCCCCAGCGGCGTGCGGTTCGCGGCGCTCCCCCGGAGGCTCCAGGCCTGGTGCGCCTGGAGCGCGGTCGTGTCGCAGTCGGCGTGGTGGACCGCGGTGCTGATCGGGATGCTGAACACCGCCTCACGGTGATCTCTCGGCATCCTCACCCTCGCCTCGCAACCGCGAGGGGGTTAGGCTCAAGCCTTACCGGACTACCCGGCCGGTGACCCCCCGCCCGGCCTCACGGCCGCATCGACCTCGAGGATGCCCATGCGCGATCGCACGCGCGGCGACGAGGACGCGCCCGGACCCCGCCGCGGCCAGTCCTCTCAACCGGCGACCGCTGCCCTTCCCGCAGCGTCGCCCTCCGCTTCCACTCCCCCCTTCTCCGCAGCCGGATCGGCGACGAAGCCGCCTCAGCCGACGAAGCCGTCGGCGATCGAGCAGCGCCGTGAGCACCGCCGCAAGCGCCGCCGCCAGATGCTGATCTGGACCACCGTCGTCGGCATCGTCGTGCTGGTGGGATCGATCAGCACGGTGTCGTATGCGATCGTCTCGAACTTCGCCGGGCCCGAGCCTGTCGCGGAGGACCCCGCGCCGGCAGCCCCCGCCGTGGTCGAGCCGATCGAGTTCCCGCAGGACGAGCCGGCCGCGACTGCGGGCGCCCAGCCGTGCGCCACCGTGAGCGTCCTGTCGTCGTTCGAGAACGCGGAGATGGTCGAGGGCCTTGCCGCCGCGTACAACAGCCAGCCGCGCAACGTCGCCGGCTCGTGCGTGACGGTGACGACGACGAAGGACAAGTCGGGCGTCGCCGCCGCGGTGGTGGCCACCGGGTTCCCGAGCCTGCCCGACGACCAGAAGCCCACCGTGTGGCTGCCGGATTCCTCCACCTGGGTCGACGTCGCCCAGTCGCAGGGCGCCACCAACCTGCGCGCCGAGGGCACGAGCGTCGGCATCTCGGACGTCGTGATCGCGATGCCCGAGAACCTCGCCGAGACCATCGGATGGGATGCCGAGGCCCCGACGTGGAGCGCCATCTTCGAGGCCGCCGGCGACCCCGACCTGTGGAGCGGTCTCGGCCACCCCGAATGGGGCGCGTTCAAGCTCGGCAAGACCAGCCCGCTGATGGCGACCTCGGGCGAGGCGGCGATGTACGCGTCCTACGGCACGGCGGCAGGCTCGCTGGCCGAGCTCACCGCCACCCAGGTGCAGGATCCCGGCGTCGAGGCCCAGGTGCACCAGAACGAGACGGCGACCAGCCACTACATGGCGACGCCCGAGCACTTCCTGTGGCACGCGCGCCAGGCCGAGGCATCCGGTTCCACCGCTGACTTCCTCTCGGCGGTCATCGTCGACGAGAAGTCGGTGTGGGACTACAACCGCGGCATCACCAGCCGTGACGGCATCACCCGCACGCAGGGCGAGCCGCCGTCGGAGCAGCTCGTGCCCATCTACCCCGCCGACGGGTACTACTCCGCCGACAACCCGGTGATGCGCCTCACCGGCGAATGGATCGATCCGGTCGAGGCAGAGGCCGCCGCCGACTTCATCCGGTTCACGCACACCGCGCAGGGCCAGTCGGCCGTGCGCGCCGCCGGCTACCGCGACCTCAACCGCGCGCTCGACGAGAGCGTCGAGAAGGTCGGCCAGCTCCAGGGCGCACAGCGCGGCACGCTCGCGTTCCCCGCCGCCGACGTCGTGACGGCCGTGCAGGCGTCGTTCCCCGAGGTGCGCAAGCGCGCGAACGTGCTGTTCCTGCTCGACGTCTCGGGGTCGATGGACGAGCCCATCCCCGCGGGCGACACGAAGCTCGCCCAGGCGCGCAAGGCCATCGAGGCGGCGCTCGGGCACTTCACCACCGGCGACGACGTCGGGCTCGCCGCGTTCGCGCAGGGGCCGGACGGTGCGATGCTGCCGGGCCTGGTCTCGCCGGTCACCGACATCGGAACGTCGCGCGACGGGTTTCTCGGGGCCCTCGGCGGACTCAGCTCGATGGGCGACACGCCTCTGTACCAGGCCGTCGACACGTTCGCCGCGCAGCAGGCGGCGTCGTGGACGAGCGACCACATCAACGCGATCGTGCTGCTCAGCGACGGCGAGAATGACACCCCCAACGCCCCCACCATCGGCGCCGATCAGATGCTCGCGAACCTGAAGGACATGCATCACGCGACACCGGTGCTCATCTTCACACTCGCCTACGGTGCCGACGCGGACGTGGCGACCCTGCAGTCGATCTCGAGCGCGACCGGCGCGCACTACTACGACGCGACCGACCCGTCCAAGCTCGAGGCCGTGCTCGGCGATCTCGTCACGAGCTTCTGACCCGCGGAGCGGCCTGGACGAGCGAGACGAAACGCCCCGGACCGTCTCGCACCGCTCAGCGCGTTTCGTCTCGCCCGCTGGCGCTCCCTCGCTCAACGACCGGTTGGTGACGCCCCGGGCCAGGAGTCGGCGAGCTTGGTGAGGAGACGCGCGAGCTCGGCGCGCTCGTCGTCGGTGAAGGCCGCGAGCGCTGCGTCCATGGCTTCGCGCCGCTCGCCCCGGAAGCCGCGCACGAGCCGGGTGCCGGCATCCGTCAGAGCCACACGGGTGCGGCGCGCGTCGTCGGGGTCGGCCTCCCGCCGAGCCAGTTCGAGCTCGACGGCCTGCTGCACCAGCCGCGACGCGCGGGGCTGATCGACCCCGACGGCGTCGGCGATCTCGCCCACCGACAGCGGGTGGGATGCCGCGGCCAGCGCCTCGAGCAGCCGCAGGCGTGCGGGTCCGCCGATGCGGCCGGCGCCGCCCCAGGGGGACGGTCCGCCGAACCCGGGCGGCCCGCCGAAGCCCGGGACGACTCCACCGCGCCCCCACGGCCCGCCGCGTCCACCGCGGCCGGCGAAGCCTCGGATGTCGTCGCCGTGCCCGTGATCCGGGGCGTCGTCGCCGTGATCGGCGCCGGCGCCGTGCGCTCCGCCGTGGCCATGAGCGCCGTGGGGCCCGGCATGACCGTGGGAGTGCGGCCCGCCGCCGTGCGGCCCGGCTCCCTCGGCCCACGGCGGGCGCGGCATACGTCGACCGCGCAGCCGGGCGAGCGCGGCTGCGATGGCGTCGGACGGGTCGTCGGGGGTGGACGGCATGCGTCCAACTTACATGTGACTTGACATGCATCCCAACTGCATGTCACACTGCATGTACATGCACTTCGACATGTAAAACGTGACGGCTTCTCACGCCGCCCCTCCCCGAAGGACTTCACACATGAACGACAACACAGACAACGAAGACAACGACAACGAGAACGAGACCGGCGCTCCCCGCCCCACCGACCGCCGCCCGCTGGGCTCCTGGCTGCGAGCCGTCGACGCACTGCTGACGCGCGAGTTCGCGACGGCGCTCGAGGCCGAGGGCATCACCCGCCGCGACTGGATGCTGCTGAACATGCTCTCGGGCGACGTCGACGCCCCCGACTTCCGTGAGCGCCTGGCCCGCAAGGGCAAGCGCCTGCGCGGCCTCGAGGAGCGCGGCTGGGTCGTCGAGCAGGGCGACGGAACGTGGGCCCTCACCGACCTCGGCCACTCCGAGAAGGAGCGCATCGGCACCGTCGTCGACGGCATCCGGTCACGGGTCGTCGCCGCGGTCGGCGACGACGAGGCGTACGCCGCGCTGACCGCTTCCCTCGAGGCGGTCGCCCGCGAGTTCGGCTGGGACGAGAACTCCGCCGGCCGTGGGCGCGGCTTCGGAGGGTTCGGAGGGTTCGGGTGGCCCGGCTTCGGCCGCGGCGGCGCCCCGGGCTTCGGACCCGAGTTCCGCGGCCGCAGCTTCGGACCGGGCTGGGGGCCGGGCTTCGGCGGGCGTCCGCGTCCGTTCGATCCCGACATCCACGACGGCTACGGCCACAACCGCCACCGCGGCTTCGCTCCCGGGCGCCACGGCCACCCGGCCGAGCGCTTCGACGAGCCGATGCGCGGCTACGGTGAGCACGGCTGCGCGGGCCACCACCCGCACGCCGGCCACAGCCATCACGACCACGAGGGCGACGAGCACGGCGACCACCGTCACCACGGCGGTCCCCACCACCAGGGCGACCACGGTCACGGCCACCACGGCCACCGCGGTCACGGCCCGCGCACCCAGCGCGCGTACGAGCGCGGCTTCGACGCCGGGTTCACCCGCGGCCGCGAGGCCGGCGCCGCCTGACCCCCGGCATCCACCCCGCTCGCCCGTCACGATCTGCGGCCGCACGCCGCACTTCGTGACGGGCGAGCAGGGTTTCACGGACCCGGCGTCACGCGCGCGTCACACGCGGAAGGCAAAATGGGCAGGTGACCAACGCGCCCGCGCTCCTCGCCATCTCGCACGGAACGGCGTCGCCCGCCGGGCAGGCGGCCGTCGCGGGGCTGGTGGATGCCGTCGCACGGCGCCTCCCGGAGGTCACAGTGCGCCTCGGGCACGTCGACGTGCAGCAGCCCGATGTGGCGGCATCCCTCGACGCGATCCCGGAGGGCACACCGGTCGTGATCGTGCCCCTGCTGCTGTCGGCCGGGTACCACGTGCGCGTCGATCTCATCGCGCAGACCGCGGGCAGGAAGGGCATCGTCATCGCCCCCGCACTCGGCCCCGACCCCCGGCTCGTTGATGCTCTCGTGGCACGACTCGCGCCGCTCGCGCCGGAGGCCGGCGACGCTCTCGTGCTCGCGGTGGCGGGATCCAGTGACGACCGCGCGAACGAGGACTGCCGCGTCACCGCGAGGATGCTCGGCGAACGCCTCGGGCGCGAGGTGTCGGTGGGCTTCCTCGCCGCCGCCGACCCGCGGCTCGACGTCGCGGTGGCGCAGGCCGCTGCGACATCGGCCGCGCGCACCGTGGTCGCGGACTACCTGCTCGCACCGGGCTACTTCCACGACCTCGCCGTGCGGATGGCGGCCGGTGCCCCCGTGGCGCCGCCGCTGCTCGGCGACGACGAGCCGCCGGTGTCCCTGGTCGACATCGTCGTCGATCGCTACCGCGCGGTCGCCTCTTTATCGGACTGAGTCCACGAACGCGTCCACCCGCAACTGTGTGACGCCCCATTACGCCGGTTAACGGCTCTTGACGTTCGGATAGGCCCTCGGCCCGGTCGCTTCTAGCCTCACGGAATGGACTCGTTAGAGTCCGCCCGGGGACGCCCGGGATCACCCCGGAGGCCACCGTGACCATCAGCGAAACCGAAGCGCGCGCTGCGTCGGAACGCCCGCGCGCCGCCGTGCGACCGCCGCGGGCGTCGTCGAAGCCGAACGGCCAGTGGAAGATCGACGGCACCGCGCCGCTCAACGGCAACGAGGAGTGGAAGCAGGTCGACAACGGCCTGAGCGTCCGCGACCGCATCGAGCAGACCTACTCGAAGGGCGGCTTCGCCTCCATCGACCCGACCGACCTGCACGGCCGGTTCCGCGTGTGGGGGCTGTACACCCAGCGCAAGCCCGGGATCGACGGCGGCCGCACCGCGACCCTGACCCCCGAAGAGCTCGAAGACGAGTACTTCATGCTGCGGGTCCGCATCGACGGCGGCCAGTTGACCACCGCGCAGCTGCGCGTGATCGCCGGCATCTCGACCGAGTTCGGCCGCGACACCGCCGACATCACCGACCGCCAGAACATCCAGCTGCACTGGATCCGCGTCGAGGACGTGCCCGAGATCTGGCGCCGCCTCGAGGCGGTGGGCCTGCAGACCACCGAGGCGTGCGGCGACGTGCCCCGCGTCGTGCTCGGCTCGCCCGTGGCAGGCATCGCCGCCGACGAGCTCATCGACCCCACGCCGCAGATCGACGAGATCACGTCGCGCTTCATCGGCGACGAGACGCTCGCGAACCTCCCCCGCAAGTTCAAGTCGGCGATCACCGGGCACCCCAGCCAGGACGTGGTCCACGAGATCAACGACGTCGCGTTCGTCGCCCTCGAGCACCCCGAGCTGGGCGTCGGCTACGACCTGTGGGTCGGCGGCGGCCTGTCGACGACCCCGCGTCTCGGCGAGCGCCTCGGCACGTTCGTGCGACCCGATCAGGTGGCGGAGGCCTGGCACGGCGTCGCCCAGATCTTCCGCGACTACGGCTACCGGCGCCTGCGCAACAAGGCGCGCCTGAAGTTCCTGCTCGCCGAGTGGGGTACGGAGAAGTTCCGGCAGGTGCTGCAGGACGAGTACCTCGGCTATGCGCTCTCCGACGGCCCCGCCGCCCCCACGCCGGCGACCCCCGGCGACCACGTCGGCGTGCACGAGCAGAAGGACGGACGCTTCTACGTCGGCGTCACGCCCATCGTCGGCCGCGTCTCGGGCCCGACGCTCGCGAAGCTCGCCGACGTCATCGAGGCGCACGGCTCGAGCCGCCTGCGCACCACGCCGCACCAGAAGCTCGTCATCCTCGACGTCCCCGCCGAGAACGTCGAGCCGCTCGTCGCCGAGCTCGACGCCCTCGGGCTGCAGGCGCGACCGAGCCTGATCCGCCGCGGCACGATCGCCTGCACCGGCATCGAGTTCTGCAAGCTCGCGATCGTCGAGACGAAGGTCAACGCGACCGCTGCCGTGCTCGACCTCGAAGAGCGTCTCAAGGGCTTCGAGCTGCCACATCCGATCGCCCTGCACGTCAACGGATGCCCCAACTCGTGCGCACGCATCCAGACCGCCGACATCGGACTCAAGGGCCAGCTCGTCACCATCGACGGCGAGCAGGTGCCCGGCTACCAGGTGCACCTCGGCGGCGGACTCGCCTCGCAGGACCGCGACGAGCCGGGCCTCGGGCGCACCGTGCGCGGGCTC
This window harbors:
- a CDS encoding substrate-binding domain-containing protein, which gives rise to MRDRTRGDEDAPGPRRGQSSQPATAALPAASPSASTPPFSAAGSATKPPQPTKPSAIEQRREHRRKRRRQMLIWTTVVGIVVLVGSISTVSYAIVSNFAGPEPVAEDPAPAAPAVVEPIEFPQDEPAATAGAQPCATVSVLSSFENAEMVEGLAAAYNSQPRNVAGSCVTVTTTKDKSGVAAAVVATGFPSLPDDQKPTVWLPDSSTWVDVAQSQGATNLRAEGTSVGISDVVIAMPENLAETIGWDAEAPTWSAIFEAAGDPDLWSGLGHPEWGAFKLGKTSPLMATSGEAAMYASYGTAAGSLAELTATQVQDPGVEAQVHQNETATSHYMATPEHFLWHARQAEASGSTADFLSAVIVDEKSVWDYNRGITSRDGITRTQGEPPSEQLVPIYPADGYYSADNPVMRLTGEWIDPVEAEAAADFIRFTHTAQGQSAVRAAGYRDLNRALDESVEKVGQLQGAQRGTLAFPAADVVTAVQASFPEVRKRANVLFLLDVSGSMDEPIPAGDTKLAQARKAIEAALGHFTTGDDVGLAAFAQGPDGAMLPGLVSPVTDIGTSRDGFLGALGGLSSMGDTPLYQAVDTFAAQQAASWTSDHINAIVLLSDGENDTPNAPTIGADQMLANLKDMHHATPVLIFTLAYGADADVATLQSISSATGAHYYDATDPSKLEAVLGDLVTSF
- a CDS encoding MarR family winged helix-turn-helix transcriptional regulator; protein product: MPSTPDDPSDAIAAALARLRGRRMPRPPWAEGAGPHGGGPHSHGHAGPHGAHGHGGAHGAGADHGDDAPDHGHGDDIRGFAGRGGRGGPWGRGGVVPGFGGPPGFGGPSPWGGAGRIGGPARLRLLEALAAASHPLSVGEIADAVGVDQPRASRLVQQAVELELARREADPDDARRTRVALTDAGTRLVRGFRGERREAMDAALAAFTDDERAELARLLTKLADSWPGASPTGR
- a CDS encoding CbiX/SirB N-terminal domain-containing protein, encoding MTNAPALLAISHGTASPAGQAAVAGLVDAVARRLPEVTVRLGHVDVQQPDVAASLDAIPEGTPVVIVPLLLSAGYHVRVDLIAQTAGRKGIVIAPALGPDPRLVDALVARLAPLAPEAGDALVLAVAGSSDDRANEDCRVTARMLGERLGREVSVGFLAAADPRLDVAVAQAAATSAARTVVADYLLAPGYFHDLAVRMAAGAPVAPPLLGDDEPPVSLVDIVVDRYRAVASLSD
- a CDS encoding nitrite/sulfite reductase, whose protein sequence is MSETEARAASERPRAAVRPPRASSKPNGQWKIDGTAPLNGNEEWKQVDNGLSVRDRIEQTYSKGGFASIDPTDLHGRFRVWGLYTQRKPGIDGGRTATLTPEELEDEYFMLRVRIDGGQLTTAQLRVIAGISTEFGRDTADITDRQNIQLHWIRVEDVPEIWRRLEAVGLQTTEACGDVPRVVLGSPVAGIAADELIDPTPQIDEITSRFIGDETLANLPRKFKSAITGHPSQDVVHEINDVAFVALEHPELGVGYDLWVGGGLSTTPRLGERLGTFVRPDQVAEAWHGVAQIFRDYGYRRLRNKARLKFLLAEWGTEKFRQVLQDEYLGYALSDGPAAPTPATPGDHVGVHEQKDGRFYVGVTPIVGRVSGPTLAKLADVIEAHGSSRLRTTPHQKLVILDVPAENVEPLVAELDALGLQARPSLIRRGTIACTGIEFCKLAIVETKVNATAAVLDLEERLKGFELPHPIALHVNGCPNSCARIQTADIGLKGQLVTIDGEQVPGYQVHLGGGLASQDRDEPGLGRTVRGLKVAADGIADYVERVVTRFLADREADETFAQWAHRAEEEALQ